The genomic stretch CCGCTTACGAATACCTTGTTGATGCTGCAGACAGCTGTTATGCCACTCAGGATGCTCAGGCAGTTGAACTGAATTCCGGCGGAGACCCAGTTGGAGGTCTTGTCAAGGAAATGTATGGAGATAATATCATGCTTGTAGGGGATGCTGCAAGCCAAGTCAATCCTTTGACTGGTGGCGGAATCACCAATGGTATGTTAGGAGGCAGATTTGCCGGGGAGGTTGCTGCAGAAGCCATAAAATCAGGGGACTGTTCCAGCAATTTCCTTAAGAAGTATGAAAAATTATATTTGGATGAAATGGGCAGTGAAATGCAAAAATACACTAAAGTCACTGAGTACCTATGGACTTTAGATGATGATGACATCAATAGGATTGCTCATAAATTCAAGGAAATGAAATTTGATAAGCTTACTACAACTGATATTGTTAAGATAGTTATCAAAGCAGATCCGAAATCACTTTTAAAATTAGGCAGAATTTTTTTATAGATTTAAAATTATTTTAAGAGATTATTTATTTTTAATCTCTTTAAAAATTAGATAAGTTAAATGAAGAGATTATTTTTTATAATCTCTTTAAAGATTAAATAAATTAAAGAAATCAGTTATTGATTTCTTCTCGGGCTTTTTTTGTTTTTTCCAATAATATTGGATTTTCAATATATTTTTCATTAATGTATTTTTTATATATGGCTAACCTTTCTATTAATTCATATCCTGCATCATTAGTTAATTTTTCTAACTTTTCAAGTGTTGGCCATGGGGATGATGGGTTCACATAATCTTCACTAAGCGGTGAAACTCCTCCCCAATCGTCTGTACCGCAGAGTAGGAATATTTGGCTGGTTTCATAGTTTAGGTTAGGCGGAACTTGTACTGAAACCTCTTCATCAAAAAGGAGCTGTGCTGCTGCAACAGTTCTAACCATATCCAGTAGGCTTGGCTCTTCATAATCTTCCATTTCTATTCCAGGACTTACTGTAAAGTTTTGGATAATTACTTCTTGGATATGGCCATACTTATCGCAAAGCTCTTTTATTTTAAGCAATGAATCAGCTATTTCCTCTTTTGTTTCTCCGATTCCAATGAGTATTCCAGTGGTGTATGCAATATTAAGCTTTCCAGCATTTTCAATTGTTTCAAGACGTATTTTTGGATCTTTTCCAGGACTTTTCTCGTGAGCTATTGTGCTCATCAACCTTTCTGATGAGCTTTCAAGCATCATTCCCATTGAGATATTGTATTGTTTGAGCTTTTTCATATCTTCATATGAGAAGTTGCCGGCATTTGTATGGGGTAGAAGTGATGTTTCCTCTACAGTCATCTTGCAGATGTCATAAATGTAATCTATCATGTTTTCATAGCCTAATTTCTCTAACTTTAGTTTTACAGCTTCCTCATTGTCTGCATCTTCGCCCATTGTAAAGAGTGCTTCCTTGCAGCCATACTTTTCAGCTTCCTTTAAGGTAGCCAATATCTCTTCCTTTTCCATTAGCACTATTGCATCAGGGTCATCTGGGTTTTGCTTGAATGCACAGTATCCACAATCGTTTCTGCATATTTTTGTAACTGGAATGAAAACATTCTTGGAATATGTGACATAATTGCTTTCCCTTTTGGAATTAGCTAAAGTCATGATTTCTAGAATATCTTCTTTTTTGCATTCTAAAATGGATATTAGGTCTTCTCTTGTGAGATTTTCAAAGTCAATATTGGATAGATTAGACATTTTACACCAGTTTTAATTTAATTTAGAAAAATAGTTTAGGCAAATTTAATTTATTCAGCTATTTCATCCCTTTCAGTAGCAGTAACTTCAACATATAATGGGCCAAATCCAGATTTGTCTTTCCAGATAGCTACAAATGTTCCTACATTAGGCATCAAGAATAGCTTGTACTCTACTTTTAATCCCATAGCTTCCAATTGCTCTTTCATTTTGAGTAATCCTTCATTGTCTGGTGCTACACCACCATCTTCAGCATCCCTAATGTAAGAGTCCACTTTCTCAACAAATTCTTTACCCTCATCTGACAAGACATCAACTTCCTTAGCATTGAGA from uncultured Methanobrevibacter sp. encodes the following:
- a CDS encoding DUF2120 domain-containing protein, with product MSDVLLKTTGKIIGHFNAFKGSRPAFHGEHVVIVRGVSRDQIEIDELESKLAELEGVLNAKEVDVLSDEGKEFVEKVDSYIRDAEDGGVAPDNEGLLKMKEQLEAMGLKVEYKLFLMPNVGTFVAIWKDKSGFGPLYVEVTATERDEIAE
- the cofG gene encoding 7,8-didemethyl-8-hydroxy-5-deazariboflavin synthase subunit CofG, translated to MSNLSNIDFENLTREDLISILECKKEDILEIMTLANSKRESNYVTYSKNVFIPVTKICRNDCGYCAFKQNPDDPDAIVLMEKEEILATLKEAEKYGCKEALFTMGEDADNEEAVKLKLEKLGYENMIDYIYDICKMTVEETSLLPHTNAGNFSYEDMKKLKQYNISMGMMLESSSERLMSTIAHEKSPGKDPKIRLETIENAGKLNIAYTTGILIGIGETKEEIADSLLKIKELCDKYGHIQEVIIQNFTVSPGIEMEDYEEPSLLDMVRTVAAAQLLFDEEVSVQVPPNLNYETSQIFLLCGTDDWGGVSPLSEDYVNPSSPWPTLEKLEKLTNDAGYELIERLAIYKKYINEKYIENPILLEKTKKAREEINN